From Candidatus Polarisedimenticolaceae bacterium:
TGAGATCGATGACCATGGCCCCCTGCGCCTCGACCGGTGCGATGGCGACCTCGCTGCCGTCGACCTTGCGCTGGATCGCCTCCTGGATGCGCTTGCGGACGTCGTCCTCGTAGGATTCCGGCCGGAAGACGTCGCTCGAGATCTGCTCGATGAGCTGCATCGCGAGCTTCAGCTCCTGCTCGCGCACCTCGACCTCGCCGATCGGAATCTCCGAGGTCGGCCGCACCTCGTCGACGTAGTGGAGCTGCTGCATGACGAGCCGGTCGTCGGCCGTCGGACGGAGCATGACGAGATAGCGCTTGCCGCGCGCGCCGTACCTGGCCAGCGCGGCCCGGCCGCTGTCGCGCATCGCCTTCGCGAGGAGCCGGTAGGCGCGGTCCCCTCCCTTGTCGGGGCCGACGTAGTACGGCTTGTCGAAGTAGATCGGATCGATCAGGGAGGCGGAGACGAACTCGGCGATCTCGATCGTCTGGCTCGCCTTCTCCTCGAGCTCCTTCATCTCTTCCGGCGTGAACACGACGTACTGGTCGCGCGAGAACTCGAACCCCTTGACCATCTGCTCGCGTGCGACGACCTGTCCGTCCTTCTGGCAGATGTACTGCTGCTTGAGGCGCGAGCCGCAGTCCTTGTGGAGAAGGTTGAAGGAGATGCCCGCCGACGATTCCGCCGCGGAATAGAGCTTGACGGGAATCGACACCATGCCGAACG
This genomic window contains:
- a CDS encoding Ku protein, which gives rise to MAAPRALATATVSFGMVSIPVKLYSAAESSAGISFNLLHKDCGSRLKQQYICQKDGQVVAREQMVKGFEFSRDQYVVFTPEEMKELEEKASQTIEIAEFVSASLIDPIYFDKPYYVGPDKGGDRAYRLLAKAMRDSGRAALARYGARGKRYLVMLRPTADDRLVMQQLHYVDEVRPTSEIPIGEVEVREQELKLAMQLIEQISSDVFRPESYEDDVRKRIQEAIQRKVDGSEVAIAPVEAQGAMVIDLMEALKASLGKKAAASEAQDRKPPKRAAREEQPAPAERRPKAAGRASKA